One Alligator mississippiensis isolate rAllMis1 chromosome 12, rAllMis1, whole genome shotgun sequence DNA window includes the following coding sequences:
- the C8G gene encoding complement component C8 gamma chain, whose product MALLAPVFFLTVLLASSSYGQRQRRPPAPEGPIETVKIQENFNLHQLAGKWFLVGVASKCDYLREFNHQLEATSIVAAIPDGKTLAISTFRRLDGICWNIKQQYNPTKTTGRFILKGRGYGGNVDVVVGETDYNSYAILYYQKRRKISIKLYGRDIRVSDAVISKFEQYVTDMNMNEDLTYYFPTYGFCDSADEFHILDETKN is encoded by the exons ATGGCACTCCTTGCGCCTGTTTTCTTCCTTACCGTCCTCCTTGCTTCATCTTCTTATGGGCAGAGACAGAGGAGGCCCCCAGCCCCTGAGGGTCCCATTGAGACGGTCAAGATACAAGAGAACTTTAACCTCCACCAG CTTGCAGGGAAGTGGTTCCTGGTTGGTGTGGCATCCAAGTGTGACTACCTGAGAGAGTTCAATCACCAGCTGGAAGCAACATCCATTGTAGCAGCCATCCCAGATGGCAAGACCCTGGCCATCAGCACCTTCAGAAGACT GGATGGGATATGCTGGAATATTAAACAGCAGTACAACCCCACCAAGACCACAGGACGCTTCATCTTGAAGG GCCGTGGCTATGGCGGCAACGTGGacgtggtggtgggggagacGGACTACAACAGCTACGCAATCCTGTACTACCAGAAGCGCCGGAAGATCTCAATCAAGCTCTATG GAAGAGATATTCGGGTCAGCGATGCTGTCATCAGTAAATTTGAGCAGTACGTCACAGACATGAACATGAATGAGGACTTAACCTACTACTTCCCTACATACG GGTTCTGTGACTCCGCAGATGAGTTCCATATTCTTGATG AAACGAAGAACTAG